Proteins from a genomic interval of Phenylobacterium sp. LH3H17:
- a CDS encoding Rid family hydrolase, with translation MSVTRIGSGEPFEAVYGYSRAVRVENQVFVAGTTARAADLEASAYVQARSALAIIASALSEVGAHMDDVVRTVTYVIDLADLDHVARAHAKVFGAALPAASLVQVSGLAPPAARVEIEVTAVIPSQRGVDPAQTAP, from the coding sequence ATGTCTGTCACCAGGATTGGATCCGGCGAGCCCTTTGAGGCGGTCTACGGCTATTCGCGGGCCGTCCGGGTCGAGAACCAGGTCTTCGTCGCCGGCACCACGGCGCGGGCCGCCGACCTCGAGGCCAGCGCCTATGTCCAGGCGCGCTCGGCCCTGGCGATTATCGCCTCGGCCCTGTCGGAGGTGGGCGCCCACATGGACGATGTGGTGCGCACCGTGACCTACGTGATCGACCTCGCCGACCTGGATCATGTCGCGCGCGCCCACGCCAAGGTGTTCGGCGCCGCCCTGCCGGCCGCCAGCCTTGTCCAGGTCTCGGGGCTGGCGCCGCCTGCCGCCCGGGTCGAGATCGAGGTGACCGCCGTCATCCCGTCGCAAAGGGGCGTTGACCCGGCCCAGACGGCGCCCTAA
- a CDS encoding LptA/OstA family protein, translated as MKRWAAGACALGLLAAGPASAQLSQDSDAPVDITADSLEVVNTQCLSIWSGSAEALQDRTRLRADVLKTYSKKGPAKAGGKGATCGELDRMEAIGNVYYVTPQQKVRGDAADYDVPGERIVITGDVVAVNGQNVLRGERLTVNVATGDAQMQSNSKGRGGKARPRAVIYPQKQQAAGPSAPRR; from the coding sequence ATGAAACGCTGGGCCGCCGGGGCCTGCGCCCTGGGCCTCCTGGCCGCGGGGCCTGCCAGCGCGCAGCTCTCACAGGATTCCGACGCCCCCGTCGATATCACCGCCGACTCCCTCGAAGTGGTCAACACCCAGTGCCTGTCGATCTGGAGCGGTTCGGCCGAGGCCCTGCAGGACCGCACCCGGCTGCGCGCCGACGTGCTGAAGACCTACAGCAAGAAGGGGCCCGCCAAGGCCGGCGGCAAGGGCGCCACCTGCGGCGAGCTGGACCGCATGGAGGCCATCGGCAACGTCTATTACGTGACCCCCCAGCAGAAGGTGCGCGGCGACGCGGCCGACTATGACGTGCCGGGCGAGCGAATCGTCATCACCGGCGACGTGGTGGCGGTGAACGGCCAGAACGTGCTGCGCGGCGAGCGGTTGACCGTCAATGTCGCAACCGGCGACGCCCAGATGCAGTCGAATTCCAAGGGCCGCGGCGGCAAGGCGCGCCCGCGAGCGGTGATCTATCCCCAGAAGCAGCAAGCGGCGGGGCCGTCCGCCCCGCGTCGCTAG
- a CDS encoding NAD(P)-dependent oxidoreductase, translating to MAERMLKFTTVERSTPAKRAAIARTGDFHEIYADFIDAKAAEQASRCSQCGIPFCQTHCPLHNNIPDWLRMTAEGRLEEAYLLSQATNSMPEICGRICPQDRLCEGSCTIEQSGHGTVTIGAVERYLTDKAWEEGWVAPLRAGPPRGQSVGVIGAGPAGLAAAERLREGGYDVTIYDRHDRAGGLLIYGIPGFKLEKEVVERRTRRLAEGGIGFRLNFEVGRDATLEELRRRHDSILIATGVYAARDLIVPGAGSAGVTPALDYLIASNRTGLGDRVPAFESGELNAEGRDVVVVGGGDTAMDCVRTAVRQGARSVTCLYRRDRANMPGSAREVAHAEEEGVVFEWLAAPRAVLGEADRAEGLRAARMRLGPPDATGRQSPEEVEGGAFDLPADLVIKALGFDPEDLPRAFEAPGLAVTRWGTVKADFKTMETALPGVFAAGDIVRGASLVVWAIRDGRDAADAIHSYLQAKAGAPALVAAE from the coding sequence ATGGCCGAACGGATGCTGAAATTCACCACCGTCGAGCGGTCCACGCCGGCTAAGCGCGCGGCGATCGCGCGCACGGGCGACTTCCACGAGATCTATGCCGACTTCATCGACGCCAAGGCGGCCGAGCAGGCCTCGCGCTGCTCGCAATGTGGCATCCCGTTCTGTCAGACCCATTGCCCGCTCCACAACAACATCCCCGACTGGCTGCGGATGACGGCGGAAGGACGGCTGGAAGAGGCCTATCTTCTGTCCCAGGCGACCAATTCCATGCCCGAGATCTGCGGCCGCATCTGCCCGCAGGACCGGCTGTGCGAAGGCTCCTGCACCATCGAACAGTCTGGCCATGGCACCGTCACCATCGGGGCCGTCGAGCGCTACCTGACCGACAAGGCCTGGGAGGAAGGCTGGGTCGCCCCCCTGCGCGCCGGACCGCCGCGCGGCCAGTCGGTCGGCGTGATCGGCGCCGGGCCCGCGGGCCTGGCCGCCGCCGAGCGTCTGCGCGAGGGTGGTTATGATGTCACCATCTATGACCGCCACGACCGGGCCGGCGGCCTGCTGATCTACGGCATCCCCGGCTTCAAGCTGGAGAAGGAGGTCGTGGAGCGCCGCACCCGCCGCCTGGCCGAGGGCGGGATCGGGTTCAGGCTGAACTTCGAGGTCGGCCGCGACGCCACCCTGGAGGAGCTGCGCCGGCGCCACGACTCCATCCTGATCGCCACCGGGGTCTATGCGGCCCGCGATCTGATCGTCCCCGGCGCGGGATCGGCCGGGGTGACCCCGGCCCTCGACTACCTGATCGCCTCGAACCGGACGGGCCTGGGCGACCGTGTGCCCGCCTTCGAGAGCGGCGAACTGAACGCCGAAGGCCGCGACGTGGTCGTGGTCGGCGGCGGCGACACGGCCATGGACTGCGTTCGCACCGCCGTGCGCCAGGGGGCGAGATCCGTCACCTGCCTCTATCGCCGCGACCGGGCCAACATGCCGGGCTCGGCCCGCGAGGTCGCCCACGCGGAGGAAGAGGGCGTGGTGTTCGAATGGCTGGCCGCGCCCCGCGCCGTGCTGGGCGAGGCCGATCGGGCCGAGGGCCTGCGCGCCGCGCGCATGCGCCTGGGGCCACCCGACGCCACTGGTCGCCAGTCGCCGGAAGAGGTCGAGGGCGGCGCTTTCGACCTGCCCGCCGACCTGGTCATCAAGGCGTTGGGCTTCGATCCCGAGGACCTGCCGCGGGCATTCGAGGCGCCCGGCCTGGCGGTCACCCGCTGGGGCACGGTGAAGGCCGACTTCAAGACCATGGAGACCGCCCTGCCGGGCGTCTTCGCCGCCGGCGACATCGTGCGCGGCGCCTCCCTGGTGGTCTGGGCCATCCGCGACGGCCGCGACGCCGCCGACGCCATCCATTCCTACCTTCAGGCCAAGGCCGGCGCCCCGGCGCTGGTCGCGGCGGAGTGA
- the gltB gene encoding glutamate synthase large subunit produces the protein MSEMQRYLANREKLIEGHAYNPADERDACGVGLVCALDGQPRREVVELAIRALKSVWHRGAVDADGKTGDGAGILLSVPQDFFADQVARIGHTVRPGPIAVGQVFLPRNDLGAQEAARTIVEAEALRFGFYIYGWRQVPVDTSVIGEKANATRPEIEQIMLSPPAGLSGEPLERALFLCRKRIEKRVAAAAIRDFYLCSFSARQLIYKGMFLAQHIDEFYPDLTDERFSAAVAIFHQRYSTNTFPEWRLAQPFRMLAHNGEINTVKGNINWMKSHEIRMAADAFGELGDDVKPVIQPGGSDSAALDNTFEVLVRAGRDAPMAKALLIPEAWNARSDEQISPAHKALYAYCNAVMEPWDGPAAICASDGRWVVAGKDRNGLRPLRVAYTDDGLLIMGSEAGMCRVDEARIVRKTHIAPGRMIAVDLAEGRLYAEDEIIDHLADRHPYDQWLGNMVDLEARIGAGPEPRAYGREELVRRQAAAGMSLEDLELILAPMVEDAKEAVGSMGDDAPLAVLSDQYRPLSHFFRQNFSQVTNPPIDSLRETSVMSLKTRFKNLGNILAQDEAQTDVFVLESPVLTTGMYQRILGFIGEKNVAIIDCSMPIPPAECRPGDALRANLDRIRAEAEDAALRGCATIVLTDEACGPDRVALPMILATGGVHTWLVAKGLRSYVSIIVRSAECLDTHYFAVLVGCGATAVNAYLAQESFQDRLERGLTGELTLRELCLNFKHAIEGGLLKIIAKMGIAVISSYRGGLNFEAVGLSRALVAEFFPGMPSRISGIGLAGLEAKAADLHRKAWDPAAVSLPVGGFYKARRAGESHAFEARMIHTLQAACDTGDYGTYKRFSDGMRRMPQIQLRDLLDLRSSERPVSLDEVESVNEIRKRFLTPGMSMGALSPEAHGVLNIAMNRIGAKSVSGEGGEDSSRYKPLPNGDNPNSAVKQIASGRFGVTAEYLNQCREIEIKVSQGAKPGEGGQLPGFKVTELIARLRHATPGVMLISPPPHHDIYSIEDLAQLIYDLKQINPDARVCVKLVAMTGIGAIAAGVAKAKADVILISGNVGGTGASPQTSIKYAGGPWEMGLSEANQVLTLNNLRHSVRLRADGGMRTGRDVVIAAMLGAEEYGIGTASLIAMGCIMVRQCHSNTCPVGVCTQDEALRAKFSGSPEKVINLFTFIAEEVREILASLGFRSLIEIVGRTDLLQQVSRGGEHLDDLDLNPLLVRADPGQNKPYCVVEGRTEVPDTLDAQIVRDAAPLLERGEKMQLTYTVRNTARAIGARTSSHIVRKFGMDGLAPGHLTVQLKGSAGQSLGAFAVQGLRIELTGEANDYVGKGLSGATIIIRPSPHLAAPEANAILGNTVLYGATAGRLFAAGLAGERFGVRNSGAVTVVEGCGANGLEYMTGGRAVILGPVGFNFAAGMTGGMAYVLDLHDRFETMLNTDSVVIQRIGTHAWEHDLKALVEEHARETGSAFAAGILRDWDRYLGKFWQVVPKEMVHRLDLPLAEEEAVHHRA, from the coding sequence ATGAGCGAGATGCAGCGCTATCTGGCCAACCGCGAAAAGCTCATCGAGGGGCACGCCTACAACCCCGCCGACGAGCGCGACGCCTGCGGCGTGGGCCTGGTCTGCGCCCTGGACGGCCAGCCGCGCCGCGAGGTGGTGGAGCTGGCCATCCGGGCGCTGAAGTCCGTCTGGCACCGGGGCGCGGTCGACGCCGACGGCAAGACCGGCGACGGCGCCGGCATCCTGCTGAGCGTTCCGCAGGACTTCTTCGCCGACCAGGTCGCCCGCATCGGCCACACCGTGCGCCCCGGCCCCATCGCCGTGGGCCAGGTCTTCCTGCCCCGCAACGACCTGGGCGCCCAGGAGGCCGCGCGCACCATCGTCGAGGCTGAGGCCCTACGCTTCGGCTTCTACATCTATGGCTGGCGCCAGGTGCCGGTGGACACCTCGGTGATCGGTGAGAAGGCCAACGCCACCCGCCCCGAGATCGAGCAGATCATGCTCTCCCCGCCCGCCGGCCTGTCGGGCGAGCCACTGGAGCGCGCCCTTTTCCTTTGCCGCAAACGGATCGAGAAGCGCGTGGCGGCCGCGGCGATCCGCGACTTCTACCTGTGCTCCTTCTCGGCCCGGCAGTTGATCTACAAGGGCATGTTCCTGGCCCAGCACATCGACGAGTTCTATCCCGACCTGACGGACGAGCGGTTCTCGGCCGCGGTGGCGATCTTTCACCAGCGCTACTCCACCAACACCTTCCCCGAGTGGCGGCTGGCCCAGCCGTTCCGGATGCTGGCCCACAACGGCGAGATCAACACCGTCAAGGGCAACATCAACTGGATGAAGTCCCACGAGATCCGCATGGCCGCCGACGCCTTCGGCGAGCTGGGAGACGACGTGAAGCCGGTGATCCAGCCAGGCGGATCGGACTCAGCGGCCCTGGACAACACCTTCGAGGTGCTGGTGCGGGCCGGGCGCGACGCGCCCATGGCCAAGGCCCTGCTGATCCCCGAGGCGTGGAACGCCCGCTCCGACGAGCAGATCAGCCCGGCCCACAAGGCGCTCTACGCCTATTGCAACGCCGTGATGGAGCCCTGGGACGGGCCGGCCGCCATCTGCGCGAGCGACGGGCGTTGGGTGGTGGCCGGCAAGGACCGCAACGGGCTTCGGCCCCTGCGGGTGGCCTATACCGACGACGGCCTGCTGATCATGGGCTCGGAAGCCGGCATGTGCCGGGTCGACGAGGCCCGCATCGTCAGGAAGACCCACATCGCGCCGGGCCGGATGATCGCCGTCGACCTGGCCGAGGGACGGCTCTACGCCGAGGACGAGATCATCGACCACCTGGCCGACCGCCACCCCTACGACCAGTGGCTGGGCAACATGGTCGACCTGGAGGCCAGGATCGGCGCCGGGCCCGAGCCCCGGGCCTATGGCCGCGAGGAGCTGGTCCGCCGCCAGGCCGCCGCCGGCATGAGCCTTGAGGACCTCGAGCTGATCCTCGCCCCCATGGTGGAGGACGCCAAGGAGGCCGTCGGCTCCATGGGTGACGACGCGCCGCTTGCGGTGCTGTCCGACCAGTACCGGCCGCTCAGCCACTTCTTCCGGCAGAATTTCAGCCAGGTGACCAACCCGCCGATCGATTCCCTGCGGGAAACTTCGGTGATGAGCCTGAAGACCCGGTTCAAGAACCTCGGCAACATCCTGGCCCAGGACGAGGCCCAGACCGACGTCTTCGTGCTGGAGAGCCCGGTGCTCACCACCGGAATGTACCAGCGCATCCTCGGCTTCATCGGCGAGAAGAACGTCGCGATTATCGACTGCAGCATGCCGATCCCGCCGGCCGAGTGCCGGCCGGGCGACGCCCTGCGGGCCAATCTCGACCGCATTCGCGCCGAGGCGGAGGACGCGGCCCTGCGCGGCTGCGCCACCATCGTGCTCACCGACGAGGCCTGCGGACCCGACCGCGTCGCCCTGCCGATGATCCTGGCGACCGGCGGGGTGCACACCTGGCTGGTGGCCAAGGGGCTGCGCTCCTACGTCTCGATCATCGTCCGCTCGGCCGAGTGCCTGGACACCCATTATTTCGCGGTGCTGGTGGGCTGCGGCGCCACGGCGGTGAACGCCTATCTGGCCCAGGAGAGCTTCCAGGACCGCCTGGAGCGCGGCCTGACCGGCGAGCTGACGCTCCGCGAGCTCTGCCTCAACTTCAAGCACGCCATCGAGGGCGGGCTCCTGAAGATCATCGCCAAGATGGGGATCGCGGTGATCTCCTCCTATCGCGGCGGTCTGAACTTCGAGGCCGTGGGCCTGTCCCGCGCCCTGGTGGCCGAGTTCTTCCCGGGCATGCCCTCGCGCATCTCCGGCATCGGCCTGGCTGGCCTGGAGGCCAAGGCGGCGGACCTGCACCGCAAGGCCTGGGACCCGGCGGCGGTCAGCCTGCCGGTCGGTGGCTTCTACAAGGCGCGCCGCGCCGGCGAGAGCCACGCCTTCGAGGCCCGCATGATCCACACCCTGCAGGCTGCCTGCGACACCGGCGACTACGGGACCTACAAGCGCTTCTCGGACGGCATGCGGCGCATGCCCCAGATCCAGCTCCGCGACCTGCTGGACCTGCGCTCCAGCGAGCGGCCCGTCAGCCTGGACGAGGTCGAGAGCGTCAACGAGATCAGGAAGCGCTTCCTGACGCCCGGCATGAGCATGGGCGCGCTCAGCCCCGAGGCCCACGGGGTGCTGAACATCGCCATGAACCGCATCGGGGCCAAGAGCGTCTCCGGCGAGGGCGGCGAGGACAGCTCGCGCTACAAGCCCCTGCCCAATGGCGACAACCCCAACTCGGCGGTGAAGCAGATCGCCTCGGGCCGGTTCGGCGTCACCGCCGAATACCTGAACCAATGCCGCGAGATCGAGATCAAGGTCAGCCAGGGCGCCAAGCCCGGCGAAGGCGGCCAGCTGCCCGGCTTCAAGGTCACCGAGCTGATCGCCCGACTGCGCCACGCAACGCCGGGGGTGATGCTGATCAGCCCGCCGCCGCACCACGACATCTATTCCATCGAGGACCTGGCCCAGCTCATCTACGACCTGAAGCAGATCAATCCCGACGCCCGGGTCTGCGTGAAGCTGGTGGCCATGACCGGCATCGGGGCCATCGCCGCCGGGGTCGCCAAGGCCAAGGCCGACGTGATCCTGATCTCCGGCAATGTCGGCGGCACCGGCGCCTCGCCCCAGACCTCGATCAAGTATGCCGGCGGACCGTGGGAGATGGGACTGTCCGAGGCCAACCAGGTCCTGACCCTCAACAACCTGCGCCACTCCGTGCGCTTGCGGGCCGACGGCGGCATGCGCACCGGCCGCGACGTGGTGATCGCCGCCATGCTGGGCGCGGAGGAGTACGGCATCGGCACGGCCAGCCTGATCGCCATGGGCTGCATCATGGTGCGCCAGTGTCATTCCAACACCTGCCCGGTGGGGGTCTGCACCCAGGACGAGGCCCTGCGCGCCAAGTTCTCCGGCAGCCCGGAAAAGGTCATCAACCTCTTCACCTTCATCGCCGAGGAGGTGCGCGAGATCCTGGCGTCGCTCGGCTTCCGGTCTCTCATTGAGATCGTCGGCCGCACGGACCTGTTGCAGCAGGTCAGCCGCGGCGGCGAGCACCTGGACGACCTGGACCTCAACCCTCTGCTGGTCCGGGCCGACCCCGGCCAGAACAAGCCCTACTGCGTCGTCGAGGGCCGCACCGAGGTGCCCGACACCCTGGACGCGCAGATCGTCCGCGACGCCGCCCCGCTGCTGGAACGCGGCGAGAAGATGCAGCTCACCTACACGGTGCGGAATACGGCCCGCGCCATCGGGGCGCGGACCTCGTCGCACATCGTTCGCAAGTTCGGCATGGACGGGTTGGCGCCCGGCCACCTCACCGTCCAGCTCAAGGGCTCGGCCGGCCAGAGCCTGGGGGCCTTCGCCGTCCAGGGCCTGCGCATCGAACTGACCGGCGAGGCCAACGACTATGTGGGCAAGGGTCTGTCAGGCGCGACGATCATCATCCGGCCCTCGCCGCACCTGGCGGCGCCCGAGGCTAACGCCATCCTCGGCAACACGGTGCTGTATGGCGCGACGGCGGGACGCCTGTTCGCCGCGGGCCTAGCCGGCGAGCGGTTCGGCGTCCGCAATTCCGGTGCGGTCACGGTGGTCGAGGGCTGCGGCGCCAATGGGCTGGAATACATGACCGGCGGCCGGGCGGTGATCCTGGGGCCGGTGGGCTTCAACTTCGCCGC
- the lptC gene encoding LPS export ABC transporter periplasmic protein LptC: MTDAAISASPGPRRDFARWRRRSRMIRRLRILLPGAIALILLTMGGFVVQATVMGGRATPAGDDEPIQLVNPRFVGRDDKGRAFVLTAKVAVRDEGDYQRVVLEKPTLILDEEGPNPTRITAKSGVYREDRRVLNLDGGVKMNGANANFDTASSIFNTATGELEGQGQISGVGSLGEITAKSYGVYDKGERLVFKGGVRGQINSK, from the coding sequence GTGACCGACGCCGCCATCTCCGCCTCTCCAGGACCGCGCCGGGACTTCGCCCGGTGGCGCCGGCGCTCGCGGATGATCCGGCGGTTGCGGATTCTGCTGCCGGGCGCGATCGCGCTGATCCTGCTGACCATGGGCGGTTTCGTGGTCCAGGCCACGGTGATGGGCGGGCGCGCGACGCCGGCCGGGGACGACGAACCGATCCAGCTGGTCAATCCCCGCTTCGTCGGCCGCGACGACAAGGGCCGCGCCTTCGTCCTGACAGCCAAGGTGGCGGTGCGCGACGAGGGCGACTATCAGCGCGTGGTTCTGGAGAAGCCGACCCTGATCCTCGACGAGGAGGGGCCCAATCCCACGCGGATCACCGCCAAATCCGGCGTCTACCGCGAGGACCGCCGGGTGCTGAACCTGGACGGCGGCGTCAAGATGAACGGGGCCAACGCCAATTTCGACACCGCCAGCTCGATCTTCAACACCGCCACCGGCGAGCTGGAAGGTCAGGGCCAGATATCGGGCGTCGGATCGCTTGGCGAAATCACCGCGAAGTCCTATGGCGTGTACGACAAGGGCGAGCGCTTGGTCTTCAAGGGCGGCGTGCGCGGCCAGATAAATTCGAAGTAG
- a CDS encoding ribonuclease D, which translates to MANFLHEGDLPAGVLMDAEAVAVDSETMGLRLGRDPLCVVQLSDGKGDAHVVRLSRPDYDAPNLKRLLTDPKIVKIFHFGRFDIAMFHLHLGVMTAPVYCTKIASKLARTYTDRHGLKDVSRELLGVDMSKAQQSSDWGAAKLSDDQLAYAASDVLHLHALRARLDAMLVREGRDHLARACFDFLPHRAMLDVAGWEEVDIFAHA; encoded by the coding sequence TTGGCTAATTTCCTGCACGAAGGCGATCTGCCGGCGGGCGTCCTTATGGACGCCGAGGCCGTGGCGGTGGATTCCGAGACCATGGGCCTGCGGCTGGGCCGCGATCCGCTGTGCGTGGTCCAGCTCTCCGACGGCAAGGGCGACGCCCATGTGGTGCGCCTGTCGCGGCCCGACTACGACGCCCCCAATCTGAAGCGGCTGCTGACCGATCCGAAGATCGTGAAGATCTTTCACTTCGGCCGCTTCGATATCGCCATGTTCCACCTGCACCTTGGGGTGATGACCGCCCCCGTCTACTGCACCAAGATCGCGTCGAAGCTGGCGCGGACCTATACAGACCGCCATGGGCTGAAGGATGTCTCGCGGGAGCTGCTGGGCGTCGACATGTCCAAGGCGCAGCAGAGCTCCGATTGGGGGGCGGCCAAGCTTTCCGACGACCAGCTCGCCTATGCGGCCTCCGACGTGCTGCATCTGCACGCCCTGCGCGCGCGGCTGGACGCCATGCTGGTCCGCGAGGGCCGCGACCACCTGGCCCGCGCCTGCTTCGACTTCCTGCCCCACCGCGCCATGCTGGACGTGGCGGGATGGGAAGAGGTCGATATCTTCGCCCACGCATGA
- the lptB gene encoding LPS export ABC transporter ATP-binding protein: MPELAGEGLVVDNIGKSFRGRPVVKGVSLRLARGEVVGLLGPNGAGKTTCFYMITGLIPADYGSIYLDGENITGQPMYQRARMGVGYLPQETSIFRAMSVEENVMAVVELRETSAARAKATVTELLEELHIEHLRKSPAISLSGGERRRVEIARALASEPSFMLLDEPFAGIDPLAIADIREVISYLKGRGIGILITDHNVRETLDIIDRASIIHAGEVLFEGSPAEIVDNPEVRRVYLGEHFG, encoded by the coding sequence CTGCCGGAACTCGCCGGCGAGGGACTTGTGGTCGATAATATCGGCAAGTCCTTCCGCGGCCGTCCGGTGGTCAAGGGCGTCTCCCTGCGGCTGGCCCGCGGGGAGGTGGTGGGCCTGCTGGGCCCCAACGGTGCGGGCAAGACCACCTGCTTCTACATGATCACCGGCCTGATCCCGGCCGACTACGGCTCGATCTATCTGGACGGCGAGAACATCACCGGCCAGCCCATGTACCAGCGCGCCCGCATGGGCGTGGGCTACCTGCCGCAGGAAACCTCGATCTTCCGCGCCATGAGCGTCGAGGAGAATGTCATGGCGGTGGTGGAGCTGCGCGAGACCAGCGCCGCCCGCGCCAAGGCCACGGTCACCGAACTGCTGGAAGAGCTGCACATCGAGCACCTGCGCAAGTCGCCGGCCATCTCGCTGTCGGGGGGCGAGCGCCGCCGGGTGGAGATCGCCCGGGCCCTGGCCTCCGAGCCCTCCTTCATGCTGCTGGACGAGCCCTTCGCCGGCATCGACCCCCTGGCTATCGCCGACATCCGCGAGGTGATCTCTTACCTGAAGGGCCGCGGCATCGGCATCCTGATCACCGACCACAATGTCCGCGAGACCCTGGACATCATCGACCGCGCCTCGATCATCCACGCCGGCGAAGTGCTGTTCGAAGGCTCTCCCGCCGAGATCGTCGACAACCCCGAAGTCCGCCGCGTCTATCTGGGCGAACACTTCGGCTGA
- a CDS encoding undecaprenyl-diphosphate phosphatase — protein sequence MADWIYAVILGLVEGLTEFIPVSSTGHLLLTKTLLGLPDGFWDTFSVMIQLGAILAVVVLYFQRLWDVFLRLPSDPKARWFAASVVIAVIPSVIVGLTLHDFIKTVLFESAGLICVMLILGGIALIAVDRWAPKPKEADSMALSWKRTLGIGLCQCLSIVPGVSRSGATIVGGVLLGIDRRAAAEFSFFMAIPTMVGAFALDFWENKDVLTGDNLGIIAVGFVVSFISGLVVVRTMLDFINRFGLTPYGWWRIAVGVIGLGVLQFAGS from the coding sequence GTGGCCGATTGGATCTACGCCGTCATCCTCGGCCTCGTCGAAGGCCTGACGGAGTTCATTCCGGTCTCCTCCACGGGGCATCTGCTGCTGACCAAGACCCTGCTGGGCCTCCCGGACGGCTTCTGGGACACCTTCAGCGTCATGATCCAGCTGGGCGCGATCCTGGCGGTCGTGGTGCTCTATTTCCAAAGGCTGTGGGACGTGTTCCTGCGGCTGCCCAGCGACCCCAAGGCCCGCTGGTTCGCCGCCAGCGTGGTGATCGCGGTGATCCCTTCGGTGATCGTGGGCCTGACCCTGCACGACTTCATCAAGACCGTGCTCTTCGAGAGCGCCGGCCTGATCTGCGTCATGCTGATCCTGGGCGGGATCGCCCTGATCGCCGTCGACCGCTGGGCGCCGAAGCCCAAGGAGGCGGACTCCATGGCGCTGTCCTGGAAGCGCACCCTGGGGATCGGCCTCTGCCAGTGCCTGTCGATCGTTCCGGGGGTTTCGCGTTCCGGGGCCACCATCGTCGGCGGGGTGCTGCTGGGTATCGACCGGCGCGCGGCGGCCGAGTTCTCGTTCTTCATGGCCATCCCGACCATGGTCGGCGCCTTCGCCCTGGATTTCTGGGAGAACAAGGACGTGCTGACCGGCGACAATCTCGGGATCATCGCCGTCGGCTTCGTGGTGAGCTTCATCTCCGGCCTGGTCGTGGTGCGGACCATGCTGGACTTCATCAACCGCTTCGGCCTGACGCCCTACGGCTGGTGGCGGATCGCCGTGGGCGTAATCGGGCTCGGCGTTCTGCAGTTCGCAGGAAGCTAG
- a CDS encoding complex I NDUFA9 subunit family protein gives MQDLVTVFGGSGFVGSQVVRALARQGLRVRVAVRQPHLAHTMRLMGDVGQIEVVQANIRVADSVRRALQGAVACVNLVGVLYETGRQKFDAIHLDGARNVAAIAKELGVERLVQISALGADEGSSSKYARTKAAGEAAVRAAFPEAVLVRPSVVFGAGDDFFNKFAEMAVISPVLPLIGGGATRFQPVFVGDVAKAVAKAASEPGHQGKTYELGGPAVLSFREVLDLILRETERKRILLPLPFPIARMIGALCSPLAFFTPWAPPLTTDQVESLKSDNVVSGAYPGLAELGIEPTTVEAILPTYLYRFRKGGQFADLTESVAV, from the coding sequence ATGCAGGATCTGGTCACCGTCTTCGGCGGATCGGGCTTCGTCGGAAGCCAGGTGGTGCGGGCGCTCGCCCGTCAGGGCCTGCGCGTCCGTGTCGCGGTCCGCCAGCCGCACCTGGCCCACACCATGCGCCTGATGGGCGACGTTGGTCAGATCGAGGTGGTCCAGGCCAATATCCGCGTCGCCGATTCCGTGCGCCGTGCGCTCCAGGGCGCCGTGGCCTGCGTGAACCTGGTGGGCGTGCTCTACGAGACCGGCCGCCAGAAATTCGACGCCATCCATCTGGACGGCGCGCGCAACGTCGCCGCCATCGCCAAGGAGCTCGGCGTCGAGCGCCTGGTCCAGATCTCCGCGCTTGGCGCCGACGAGGGTTCCTCGTCGAAGTACGCCCGCACCAAGGCGGCCGGCGAGGCCGCGGTGCGCGCCGCCTTCCCCGAGGCCGTGCTGGTCCGGCCCTCCGTCGTGTTCGGCGCCGGCGACGACTTCTTCAACAAGTTCGCCGAGATGGCGGTGATCAGCCCGGTCCTGCCGCTGATCGGCGGCGGCGCCACGAGGTTCCAGCCGGTGTTCGTGGGCGATGTCGCCAAGGCCGTGGCCAAGGCGGCCTCCGAGCCCGGTCACCAAGGCAAGACCTACGAGCTGGGCGGCCCGGCGGTTCTCTCGTTCCGCGAGGTCCTGGACCTGATCCTCAGGGAGACCGAGCGCAAGCGCATCCTGCTGCCCCTTCCCTTTCCGATCGCGCGGATGATCGGCGCGCTGTGCTCGCCCCTCGCGTTCTTCACGCCGTGGGCCCCGCCGCTGACCACCGACCAGGTCGAATCCCTGAAGTCCGACAACGTTGTCTCCGGCGCCTATCCGGGTCTGGCTGAACTCGGGATCGAGCCGACGACGGTCGAGGCGATCCTGCCCACCTATCTCTACCGCTTCCGCAAGGGTGGCCAGTTCGCCGACCTGACGGAGTCGGTCGCGGTCTAG